The proteins below are encoded in one region of Podarcis raffonei isolate rPodRaf1 chromosome 8, rPodRaf1.pri, whole genome shotgun sequence:
- the APOE gene encoding apolipoprotein E isoform X1 yields the protein MPLWQNFVTTTAADSASPASLPPPLSYQLSWVFKSAQRVWLNTFQTPEEEKKGPEKPVIMKFLALFFTAVLLGGSLANPVPEEGTKSKWEETVDVFRDVVTRIGDAADDATAQIKSSQLSKELDGFITDTMAELDLYTENLRSKIGPYAQDVQQRLTTEMSALSEKLRTDMEETKGKVVQYTNDARLMLNHNMEVLRSQFNLYMRKMKKRLTKDVDDLQRKFEAYRAEVQTSADEKVEAVRQSLEPYFSKIQEKGQQRFQALAQAVGEQGKMVHEQLNSRAQELKDSFDQTAEKVREWFAPLVDDLTTRIQALVEKVKEAQAQVQAQA from the exons ATGCCACTTTGGCAAAATTTTGTGACTACTACTGCTGCTGACTCTGCCAGTcccgcctccctccccccccctctttcctacCAGCTGAGCTGGGTATTTAAGTCTGCACAGAGGGTCTGGCTAAACACTTTCCAGACTCCAGAGGAAGAGAAG AAGGGTCCAGAAAAGCCGGTGATCATGAAATTCCTTGCCCTGTTTTTCACAGCGGTCCTGCTGGGAG GCTCCTTGGCCAACCCTGTCCCCGAAGAAGGGACAAAATCCAAATGGGAGGAGACGGTGGATGTCTTCAGGGATGTAGTGACCCGGATTGGGGATGCGGCTGATGATGCCACTGCTCAAATCAAGAGTTCGCAGCTCAGCAAGGAACTGGA TGGCTTTATCACAGACACCATGGCGGAGTTGGACCTCTACACAGAGAACCTGCGCTCCAAGATAGGCCCCTACGCCCAGGATGTGCAGCAGCGCCTGACGACCGAAATGTCGGCCTTGTCCGAGAAGCTGCGGACCGACATGGAGGAGACCAAGGGCAAGGTGGTCCAGTACACCAACGACGCGCGCCTGATGCTCAACCACAACATGGAGGTGCTGCGGTCCCAGTTCAACCTCTACATGCGCAAGATGAAGAAGCGCCTCACGAAGGACGTCGACGACCTGCAGAGGAAGTTTGAAGCCTACAGGGCGGAGGTGCAGACCAGCGCAGACGAGAAGGTGGAAGCCGTGCGCCAGAGCCTGGAGCCCTATTTCTCCAAAATCCAAGAGAAGGGGCAACAGCGTTTCCAGGCCCTGGCACAGGCCGTCGGTGAGCAAGGGAAGATGGTCCACGAGCAACTCAACAGCCGAGCTCAGGAGTTGAAGGACTCCTTTGACCAGACGGCCGAAAAGGTGCGCGAGTGGTTCGCCCCCTTGGTGGACGACCTCACCACCCGGATCCAGGCCCTTGTGGAAAAAGTCAAGGAGGCTCAAGCGCAGGTGCAGGCACAGGCCTAA
- the APOE gene encoding apolipoprotein E isoform X2, whose translation MKFLALFFTAVLLGGSLANPVPEEGTKSKWEETVDVFRDVVTRIGDAADDATAQIKSSQLSKELDGFITDTMAELDLYTENLRSKIGPYAQDVQQRLTTEMSALSEKLRTDMEETKGKVVQYTNDARLMLNHNMEVLRSQFNLYMRKMKKRLTKDVDDLQRKFEAYRAEVQTSADEKVEAVRQSLEPYFSKIQEKGQQRFQALAQAVGEQGKMVHEQLNSRAQELKDSFDQTAEKVREWFAPLVDDLTTRIQALVEKVKEAQAQVQAQA comes from the exons ATGAAATTCCTTGCCCTGTTTTTCACAGCGGTCCTGCTGGGAG GCTCCTTGGCCAACCCTGTCCCCGAAGAAGGGACAAAATCCAAATGGGAGGAGACGGTGGATGTCTTCAGGGATGTAGTGACCCGGATTGGGGATGCGGCTGATGATGCCACTGCTCAAATCAAGAGTTCGCAGCTCAGCAAGGAACTGGA TGGCTTTATCACAGACACCATGGCGGAGTTGGACCTCTACACAGAGAACCTGCGCTCCAAGATAGGCCCCTACGCCCAGGATGTGCAGCAGCGCCTGACGACCGAAATGTCGGCCTTGTCCGAGAAGCTGCGGACCGACATGGAGGAGACCAAGGGCAAGGTGGTCCAGTACACCAACGACGCGCGCCTGATGCTCAACCACAACATGGAGGTGCTGCGGTCCCAGTTCAACCTCTACATGCGCAAGATGAAGAAGCGCCTCACGAAGGACGTCGACGACCTGCAGAGGAAGTTTGAAGCCTACAGGGCGGAGGTGCAGACCAGCGCAGACGAGAAGGTGGAAGCCGTGCGCCAGAGCCTGGAGCCCTATTTCTCCAAAATCCAAGAGAAGGGGCAACAGCGTTTCCAGGCCCTGGCACAGGCCGTCGGTGAGCAAGGGAAGATGGTCCACGAGCAACTCAACAGCCGAGCTCAGGAGTTGAAGGACTCCTTTGACCAGACGGCCGAAAAGGTGCGCGAGTGGTTCGCCCCCTTGGTGGACGACCTCACCACCCGGATCCAGGCCCTTGTGGAAAAAGTCAAGGAGGCTCAAGCGCAGGTGCAGGCACAGGCCTAA